A genomic region of Phenylobacterium parvum contains the following coding sequences:
- the trpS gene encoding tryptophan--tRNA ligase, producing MTDTPPPAYAGPARVLSGVQPTGALHLGNYLGALVKFTRLQHQMETFIFVADLHAITQWQDPARLKGQVREIAAAYLASGLDPKVATIFPQSAVPAHAELAWVFNCVARLGWLDRMTQFKDKAGKHKERESVGLYTYPVLQAADILLYRATHVPVGEDQRQHLELTRDIAAKFNHDFGVPGFFPLPEAVVEGPGARVMSLRDGAAKMSKSDPSEYSRINLTDDADAIAQKIRKARTDPEPLPDTLEALAARPEAQNLVAIYAALDGRTSAEVLAEYAGQGFGVFKPRLADLAVAKLGPVGEAMRRYMSDPVEIDRILAAGAERARQVGAPVLAEVKAAVGYWAG from the coding sequence ATGACCGACACGCCTCCCCCCGCCTACGCCGGCCCCGCCCGCGTCCTGTCCGGCGTCCAGCCGACCGGCGCCCTCCACCTTGGCAACTATCTCGGCGCCCTGGTGAAGTTCACCCGCCTCCAGCACCAGATGGAGACCTTCATCTTCGTCGCCGACCTGCACGCCATCACCCAGTGGCAGGATCCGGCGCGGCTGAAGGGCCAGGTGCGCGAGATCGCCGCCGCCTACCTGGCCTCGGGCCTCGATCCGAAGGTCGCCACCATCTTCCCGCAGTCCGCCGTGCCGGCCCACGCCGAGCTCGCCTGGGTGTTCAACTGCGTCGCTCGCCTGGGCTGGCTCGACCGCATGACCCAGTTCAAGGACAAGGCGGGCAAGCACAAGGAGCGCGAGAGCGTCGGCCTGTACACCTACCCGGTGCTCCAGGCCGCCGACATCCTGCTCTACCGGGCCACTCACGTGCCGGTGGGCGAGGACCAGCGCCAGCACCTGGAGCTGACCCGCGACATCGCCGCCAAGTTCAACCATGACTTTGGCGTCCCGGGCTTCTTCCCCTTGCCCGAGGCGGTGGTCGAGGGGCCGGGCGCCCGGGTCATGTCCCTGCGCGACGGCGCGGCCAAGATGTCCAAGTCCGACCCCTCGGAATACTCGCGCATCAACCTCACCGACGACGCCGACGCCATCGCCCAGAAGATCCGCAAGGCGCGCACCGACCCCGAGCCGCTGCCGGACACCCTGGAGGCCCTGGCGGCCCGGCCGGAGGCGCAGAACCTGGTCGCCATCTACGCCGCCCTCGATGGCCGCACCTCCGCCGAGGTCCTGGCCGAGTACGCCGGTCAGGGCTTCGGGGTGTTCAAGCCCCGCCTGGCGGACCTGGCGGTGGCCAAGCTGGGCCCGGTGGGCGAGGCCATGCGCCGCTACATGTCCGATCCGGTCGAAATCGACCGCATCCTGGCCGCCGGCGCCGAGCGGGCGCGCCAGGTCGGGGCCCCCGTCCTGGCCGAAGTGAAGGCCGCGGTCGGTTACTGGGCGGGCTGA
- a CDS encoding DUF6134 family protein translates to MTLTAPTRRTLLTAGALLAVPHPLLAATPSSRRLTFQVFRNGERIGEHRLSFSGDSASPTVSTEVDMTVRLGSVPVYRYRHTAREVWVDGRFESLETVTDATAGDRKVSARRTPSGVLIRTGRKEVLAPVGTSPLTHWNPNVLTGRLFNPQEGTLARITASPKGFRPITLADGRQVEGQVWALRGEAEIDNWYDRAGVWTGLKGRLEDGSRIEYRRV, encoded by the coding sequence ATGACCCTTACGGCTCCGACCCGGCGCACCCTCCTGACAGCGGGCGCCCTGCTGGCGGTCCCGCACCCCCTCCTCGCCGCGACGCCGTCAAGCCGGCGGCTGACCTTCCAGGTTTTCCGGAACGGCGAGCGCATTGGCGAACACCGGCTGAGCTTCTCGGGGGACTCCGCCTCCCCGACCGTGTCCACGGAAGTGGACATGACGGTGCGGCTGGGCTCGGTGCCGGTCTATCGGTACCGGCACACAGCCCGCGAGGTCTGGGTGGACGGAAGGTTCGAAAGCCTGGAGACCGTGACGGACGCCACAGCCGGAGACCGGAAGGTCTCGGCCAGGCGCACCCCCTCAGGGGTCCTGATCCGCACCGGACGCAAGGAGGTGCTGGCCCCGGTCGGTACGTCACCTCTCACCCATTGGAACCCGAACGTCCTGACCGGACGCCTGTTCAACCCGCAGGAGGGCACCCTGGCCCGGATCACGGCGTCGCCAAAGGGGTTCCGGCCCATCACCCTGGCCGATGGCCGGCAGGTGGAAGGCCAGGTCTGGGCCCTTCGTGGCGAGGCCGAGATCGACAACTGGTACGACCGGGCCGGCGTCTGGACCGGCCTGAAGGGCCGCCTCGAAGACGGCTCCAGGATCGAGTACCGGCGGGTCTGA
- the murJ gene encoding murein biosynthesis integral membrane protein MurJ translates to MVFSGLTLVSRFLGLARDLVITARMGASQTIAADAFFTAQAFSNLFRRVFAEGAFAAAFVPAYSRTLSGEGGPEADRLASDALAVMAVATVALTLVAQLAMPWIMLVYSPGYIDDPAKFRLAVILTQITMPYLPCMVIAALLAGVLTARGRFIIYGAYPVVLNIGVLAAVLPQTDPVKAAYAASWATIVSGIAQAGLCWWGVRRAGARIRLVRPRLTPEVRRLVRLTIPGAVASSAVQVNIFISTMLASHVAGLRVWMSVADRFYQLPLSLVGTAIGVALLPQLSRAFAGEDAREGQAVMDQALVFGLALCLPASAALVAMPVYLVDGLFTRGQFVFEDARASGLILLQYGWGLPAFVLVKILQPAFFAREDTRTPMVFSLVSVAVNIALGVALFHLVGFTGLAAATSIATWITVAQMAYALGRRKAYAPSAEAWSRIARIIAASVGMGLLLALAAHFRTALEAPLAGVSLLGLGAKELTVLWVCLAGALAYVGLLFAFGGMRMSDVRAALRRTPSAPSPPAPDLS, encoded by the coding sequence ATGGTCTTTTCCGGCCTGACCCTGGTCAGCCGCTTCCTGGGCCTGGCCCGGGACCTGGTCATCACCGCCCGGATGGGCGCGAGCCAGACCATAGCGGCGGACGCCTTCTTTACCGCCCAGGCCTTCTCCAACCTGTTCCGCCGGGTCTTCGCCGAGGGCGCCTTCGCCGCCGCCTTCGTCCCGGCCTATTCGCGCACGCTGTCGGGCGAGGGCGGCCCGGAGGCCGATCGTCTCGCCTCCGACGCCCTCGCGGTCATGGCCGTGGCGACGGTGGCCCTGACCCTCGTCGCCCAGCTGGCCATGCCCTGGATCATGCTGGTCTATTCCCCCGGCTACATCGACGATCCCGCCAAGTTCCGGCTGGCGGTCATCCTGACCCAGATCACCATGCCATACCTGCCCTGCATGGTGATCGCCGCCCTCCTGGCGGGGGTGCTGACCGCCCGGGGGCGCTTCATCATCTACGGCGCCTATCCGGTGGTGCTGAACATCGGCGTCCTCGCGGCGGTCCTGCCCCAGACCGACCCGGTGAAGGCCGCCTACGCCGCCTCCTGGGCCACCATCGTCTCGGGGATCGCCCAGGCGGGGCTCTGCTGGTGGGGCGTCCGGCGCGCCGGCGCCCGGATCCGCCTCGTCCGGCCCCGGCTGACCCCGGAGGTGCGCCGCCTCGTCCGCCTGACCATCCCCGGCGCGGTGGCCTCCAGCGCCGTCCAGGTCAACATCTTCATCTCCACCATGCTCGCCTCCCACGTCGCCGGCCTGCGGGTGTGGATGAGCGTCGCCGACCGCTTCTACCAGCTGCCCCTGTCCCTGGTGGGCACCGCCATCGGCGTGGCCCTGCTGCCCCAGCTGTCCCGGGCCTTCGCGGGAGAGGACGCCCGCGAGGGGCAGGCGGTCATGGACCAGGCCCTGGTCTTCGGCCTCGCCCTCTGCCTTCCGGCCTCCGCCGCCCTGGTCGCCATGCCGGTCTACCTGGTCGACGGCCTCTTCACCCGCGGCCAGTTCGTGTTCGAGGACGCCCGGGCCTCGGGCCTGATCCTGCTCCAGTACGGCTGGGGCCTGCCGGCCTTCGTCCTGGTCAAGATCCTCCAGCCGGCCTTCTTCGCCCGCGAGGACACCCGCACCCCCATGGTCTTCTCCCTGGTGTCGGTGGCGGTGAACATCGCCCTGGGGGTCGCCCTCTTCCACCTGGTCGGCTTCACCGGCCTGGCCGCCGCCACCAGCATCGCCACCTGGATCACCGTGGCGCAGATGGCCTACGCCCTGGGCCGCCGGAAGGCCTACGCCCCCTCCGCGGAGGCCTGGAGCCGGATCGCCCGGATCATCGCCGCCAGCGTGGGCATGGGCCTCCTCCTGGCCCTGGCCGCCCACTTCCGGACCGCCCTCGAGGCGCCCCTGGCCGGGGTCTCGCTCCTGGGCCTCGGCGCCAAGGAGCTGACCGTGCTCTGGGTCTGCCTCGCCGGCGCCCTCGCCTATGTCGGCCTGCTCTTCGCCTTTGGCGGCATGCGGATGTCCGACGTGCGCGCCGCCCTGCGCCGGACGCCCTCCGCCCCTTCGCCGCCGGCCCCGGACTTGTCCTGA
- a CDS encoding universal stress protein produces the protein MTSLTAPPRKFLVIADGSAEFAAALRFACRRARSTGGKIAILRVIAPAVFEHWSGVRDEIERQARAEAAEELKAYTPLVQTETGSLPELLLIRADDTREALRRAISADRDIKILVLAAATGGRGPGPLVASIAREGVRWGGRNLPVTVVPGDLSEAEIDDLA, from the coding sequence ATGACCTCCCTGACGGCCCCGCCGCGCAAGTTCCTGGTGATCGCCGACGGCAGCGCCGAATTCGCCGCCGCCCTGCGGTTCGCCTGCCGCCGGGCGCGCTCGACGGGGGGCAAGATCGCGATCCTGCGGGTCATCGCCCCCGCCGTCTTCGAGCACTGGTCCGGAGTGCGTGACGAGATCGAGCGTCAGGCCCGGGCCGAGGCCGCCGAGGAGCTGAAGGCCTACACGCCCCTCGTCCAGACCGAGACCGGCAGCCTGCCCGAGCTTCTCCTCATCCGCGCCGACGACACCCGCGAGGCCCTGCGCCGGGCCATCAGCGCCGATCGCGACATCAAGATCCTGGTGCTGGCGGCGGCCACCGGCGGCCGCGGACCTGGACCCCTGGTCGCCTCCATCGCCCGCGAGGGCGTCCGCTGGGGCGGCCGCAACCTGCCCGTCACCGTCGTGCCCGGCGACCTTTCCGAGGCCGAGATCGATGACCTCGCCTGA
- a CDS encoding putative quinol monooxygenase, which yields MTLIIAGSVRVPPGNLERFRPHMKAMLEASRAEDGCLDYTYAEDVAEPGRIRVFEVWRDAAALEAHFQTPHMAEWRAHWPNFGVSDRRLFAYEIASQRPL from the coding sequence ATGACCCTGATCATCGCCGGCTCAGTGCGCGTGCCGCCCGGGAACCTCGAGCGGTTCCGGCCCCACATGAAGGCCATGCTCGAGGCCAGCCGGGCCGAGGACGGATGCCTGGACTATACCTACGCCGAGGACGTGGCCGAGCCCGGCCGGATCCGGGTGTTCGAGGTCTGGCGCGACGCGGCCGCCCTCGAGGCCCATTTCCAGACCCCGCACATGGCCGAATGGCGCGCCCACTGGCCCAATTTCGGGGTTTCCGACCGGCGCCTGTTCGCCTACGAGATCGCCTCTCAGCGCCCGCTTTGA
- the leuB gene encoding 3-isopropylmalate dehydrogenase, translating to MTDLLLLPGDGIGPEVTAQARRVAEAVAPDLSIAEALFGGCSFDAHGTPLTDEVLAAARSARAVLMGAVGGPQWAGAPRDRRPEAGLLNLRAGMEVYANLRPALCFPALADASSLKRHLVEGLDFMIVRELTGGIYFGSPRFIEDLPGGGRRAVDTQVYTTAEIERVARVAFQLARGRRNLVHSAEKSNVMDSGLLWRQVVTDLHAREFPDVRLEHILADNAAMQIVRDPRQFDVMVTDNLFGDILSDAAAQLTGSLGMLPSAALGDAGRPGLYEPIHGSAPDIAGQGLANPLASILSLEMAFRWSLGRPETADRILAAVVRALDNGARTRDLGGDLTTVQMGDAVLVAL from the coding sequence ATGACCGACCTCCTCCTTCTGCCGGGTGACGGCATCGGCCCCGAAGTCACCGCCCAGGCCCGCCGGGTCGCCGAGGCGGTTGCGCCGGACCTGTCCATCGCCGAGGCCCTGTTCGGCGGCTGCAGCTTCGACGCCCACGGAACGCCCCTGACCGACGAGGTCCTGGCCGCCGCCAGGTCCGCCCGCGCCGTGCTGATGGGCGCCGTGGGGGGTCCCCAGTGGGCCGGCGCCCCCCGCGACAGGCGGCCCGAGGCCGGGCTCCTGAACCTGCGGGCGGGCATGGAGGTCTACGCCAACCTTCGCCCCGCCCTGTGCTTCCCCGCCCTGGCCGACGCCTCAAGCCTCAAGCGTCACCTGGTGGAGGGGCTGGACTTCATGATCGTCCGTGAACTGACGGGCGGGATCTATTTCGGCTCGCCGCGGTTCATCGAGGACCTGCCCGGCGGCGGCAGGCGCGCCGTCGACACCCAGGTCTACACCACCGCCGAGATCGAGCGTGTGGCGAGGGTGGCCTTCCAGCTGGCCCGGGGCCGGCGCAACCTGGTGCACTCGGCCGAGAAGTCCAACGTCATGGATTCCGGCCTGCTCTGGCGCCAGGTGGTCACCGACCTCCACGCCCGCGAATTCCCGGACGTCCGCCTCGAGCACATCCTGGCCGACAACGCCGCCATGCAGATCGTCCGCGACCCGCGCCAGTTCGACGTCATGGTGACCGACAACCTGTTCGGCGACATCCTGTCCGACGCCGCCGCCCAGCTGACGGGCTCCCTGGGCATGCTGCCCTCGGCCGCCCTTGGCGACGCCGGCCGGCCTGGCCTCTACGAGCCCATCCACGGCTCTGCGCCGGACATCGCGGGCCAGGGCCTCGCCAATCCCCTGGCCTCCATCCTGTCGCTGGAAATGGCCTTCCGCTGGTCGCTCGGCCGTCCTGAGACGGCGGACCGCATCCTGGCCGCCGTGGTCCGCGCCCTCGACAACGGAGCCCGCACCCGGGACCTGGGCGGTGATCTGACCACGGTGCAGATGGGCGACGCGGTGCTCGTCGCCCTCTGA
- the leuC gene encoding 3-isopropylmalate dehydratase large subunit — protein sequence MAGKTLYDKIWDAHLVAEQDGEAILYIDLHLIHEVTTPQAFAGLRANRRKVRRPDRTLAVADHNIPTEGQGLGVAAVADEEARLQLATLERNVADNGIEFFPMGDIRNGIVHVVGPEQGRTQPGMTIVCGDSHTSTHGAFGALAHGIGTSEVEHVLATQTLRQTKAKNLRVMIEGTPAPGVGAKDFALAVIGQIGTAGGTGYVIEYAGDAVRALSMEGRMTLCNLTIEGGARAGLVAPDETTFDYLRGRPSAPKGGAWDIALASWKTLFSDPDAVFDREVRIDASAIAPLVTWGTSPEDVVPVTGAAPSPEAFASPDKRAAVARALEYMGLEAGQPIASAKVDVVFIGSCTNSRIEDLRVAADIVRGRTVAPGVRAMVVPGSGLVKAQAEEEGLDEIFRAAGFDWREPGCSMCLGMNPDRLAPGERCASTSNRNFEGRQGRGGRTHLMSPAMAAAAALAGRIADVRDYLR from the coding sequence ATGGCCGGCAAGACCCTCTACGACAAGATCTGGGATGCACACCTCGTCGCCGAACAGGACGGCGAGGCCATCCTCTACATTGACCTGCACCTGATCCATGAGGTGACGACGCCCCAGGCCTTCGCCGGCCTGCGCGCCAACCGGCGGAAGGTCCGGCGGCCTGACCGCACCCTGGCCGTGGCCGACCACAACATCCCCACCGAGGGCCAGGGCCTGGGCGTGGCCGCCGTCGCCGACGAGGAGGCCCGCCTCCAGCTCGCCACCCTCGAGCGCAACGTCGCCGACAACGGCATCGAGTTCTTCCCCATGGGCGACATCCGCAACGGCATCGTCCACGTGGTGGGCCCCGAGCAGGGCCGCACCCAGCCGGGCATGACCATCGTCTGCGGCGACTCCCACACCTCCACCCACGGCGCCTTCGGGGCCCTGGCCCATGGCATCGGCACCTCCGAGGTCGAGCACGTCCTGGCCACCCAGACCCTGCGCCAGACCAAGGCGAAGAACCTGCGGGTGATGATCGAGGGAACGCCCGCCCCGGGCGTCGGCGCCAAGGACTTCGCCCTGGCGGTGATCGGTCAGATCGGCACGGCCGGCGGCACGGGCTATGTCATCGAGTATGCCGGAGACGCGGTCCGGGCCCTGTCCATGGAGGGGCGCATGACCCTCTGCAACCTGACCATCGAGGGCGGCGCCCGGGCGGGCCTGGTGGCCCCGGACGAGACCACCTTCGACTATCTGCGCGGCCGTCCCTCGGCCCCCAAGGGCGGCGCCTGGGACATCGCCCTGGCCAGCTGGAAGACCCTCTTCTCCGACCCCGACGCCGTCTTCGACCGCGAGGTCCGGATCGACGCCTCGGCCATCGCCCCCCTCGTCACCTGGGGCACCAGTCCCGAGGACGTGGTCCCGGTCACCGGCGCCGCGCCCTCGCCGGAGGCCTTCGCCAGCCCTGACAAGCGGGCCGCCGTCGCCCGCGCCCTCGAATACATGGGCCTGGAGGCCGGCCAGCCCATCGCCTCGGCCAAGGTCGACGTGGTCTTCATCGGCTCGTGCACCAACAGCCGGATCGAGGACCTGCGGGTCGCCGCCGACATCGTGCGCGGCCGTACGGTGGCGCCGGGCGTCCGGGCCATGGTGGTCCCGGGCTCGGGTCTCGTGAAGGCCCAGGCCGAGGAAGAGGGCCTGGACGAGATCTTCCGCGCCGCCGGCTTCGACTGGCGCGAGCCGGGCTGCTCCATGTGCCTGGGCATGAACCCCGACCGGCTGGCGCCGGGCGAGCGCTGCGCCTCCACTTCGAACCGCAATTTCGAGGGCCGGCAGGGACGGGGAGGGCGCACCCACCTGATGAGCCCGGCCATGGCCGCCGCCGCCGCCCTCGCCGGCCGCATCGCCGACGTCCGGGACTACCTGCGGTGA
- a CDS encoding nucleotide sugar dehydrogenase yields the protein MTQNAHSADLMDRIRSRRAVVGIIGLGYVGLPLALAAVEAGFPVLGFDISPSRVEAILAGRQVINYLAPEALRTALDSGRLDATTDFARLSEADAVILCVPTPVTRNRDPDLSFVRASAASAAAALRPGQVVVLESTTWPGTTDEVVRPLLEAGGLKVGREVFLAFSPEREDPGNAHFGTRTIPKVVGADDPASRDLAVALYEAMITRVVPVSSAAAAEAAKLTENIFRSVNIALVNELKLVYDAMGIDVWEVIDAAATKPFGYMPFYPGPGLGGHCIPVDPFYLTWRAREFGMETRFIELAGQINTAMPGVVVDRLARALSDHAERALKGARILLVGAAYKKNVDDTRESPSLVLIEAIEARGATCDFHDPLIAQIPPTREHPGLAGRRSVDLTREALAGYDAVLIATDHDAVDYALVSDAARLVVDTRNAMARRGLPGDRVVKA from the coding sequence ATGACCCAAAACGCCCACAGCGCCGACCTGATGGACCGAATCCGGTCCCGGCGCGCCGTCGTCGGGATCATTGGCCTGGGCTATGTAGGCCTGCCCCTGGCCCTCGCCGCCGTCGAGGCGGGTTTCCCGGTCCTGGGTTTCGACATCAGCCCCTCCCGCGTCGAGGCCATCCTGGCCGGCCGGCAGGTGATCAACTACCTGGCGCCCGAGGCTCTCCGGACCGCCCTCGACAGCGGGCGGCTGGACGCCACCACCGACTTCGCCCGCCTGTCCGAGGCCGACGCCGTCATCCTCTGCGTGCCTACGCCGGTCACCCGCAACCGCGACCCCGACCTGTCCTTCGTCCGCGCCAGCGCCGCCTCGGCCGCCGCCGCCCTGCGGCCCGGCCAGGTGGTCGTCCTGGAATCCACCACCTGGCCCGGCACCACGGACGAGGTGGTGCGCCCTCTCCTGGAGGCCGGCGGGCTGAAGGTGGGCCGCGAGGTCTTCCTGGCCTTCTCCCCCGAGCGTGAGGATCCGGGCAACGCCCACTTCGGCACCCGCACCATTCCCAAGGTGGTGGGCGCCGATGACCCGGCCTCCCGCGACCTCGCCGTCGCCCTCTACGAGGCCATGATCACCCGGGTGGTGCCGGTCTCCAGCGCCGCCGCCGCAGAGGCCGCCAAGCTGACCGAGAACATCTTCCGCTCGGTGAACATCGCCCTCGTGAACGAGCTGAAGCTGGTCTACGACGCCATGGGCATCGATGTCTGGGAGGTGATCGACGCCGCCGCCACCAAGCCCTTCGGCTACATGCCCTTCTATCCGGGCCCCGGCCTGGGCGGGCACTGTATCCCGGTGGATCCCTTCTACCTGACCTGGCGGGCCCGGGAGTTCGGCATGGAGACCCGCTTCATCGAGCTGGCGGGACAGATCAACACCGCCATGCCCGGGGTTGTGGTCGACCGGCTGGCGCGGGCCCTCAGCGACCACGCCGAGCGGGCCCTCAAGGGCGCCCGCATCCTCCTCGTCGGCGCGGCCTACAAGAAGAACGTGGATGACACGCGGGAGTCCCCCTCCCTGGTCCTCATCGAGGCCATCGAGGCCCGCGGCGCGACCTGCGACTTCCATGACCCCCTGATCGCGCAGATTCCGCCGACCCGCGAGCACCCGGGCCTGGCCGGGCGCCGCTCCGTCGACCTGACGCGCGAAGCCCTGGCTGGGTACGACGCCGTCCTGATCGCCACCGACCACGACGCCGTGGACTACGCCCTTGTCTCGGACGCCGCCCGGCTGGTGGTCGACACCCGTAACGCCATGGCCCGCCGCGGCCTGCCCGGAGACCGGGTGGTCAAGGCCTGA
- a CDS encoding aspartate-semialdehyde dehydrogenase — MGYRVAVVGATGNVGREMLNILEEVEFPVDEIHAIASRKSIGVEVSFGDRILKCKDVEQFDFSTVDLVLMSVSGTFSKEWAPKIGAAGPIVIDNSSAWRMDPDVPLVVPEVNPDDVEWADRRNIIANPNCSTAQLVVALKPLHDRARIKRVVVSTYQSVSGAGKEGMDELWDQTKGIFVLGPSEPKKFPKQIAFNVIPFIGAFNDDGYTDEEAKMWNETHKMIDPEIALTVTCVRVPVMVGHSESVNIEFHEPLDEDEARDLLRNSPGLIVIDQRNDKGYITPKEAQGEFPVFVSRIRRDPTVEHGLNLWVVADNLRKGAALNAVQIAQLLDERGLIGDR, encoded by the coding sequence GTGGGCTATCGCGTCGCCGTCGTCGGGGCCACGGGTAATGTGGGCCGCGAAATGCTGAACATCCTCGAGGAAGTCGAATTCCCCGTGGACGAGATTCACGCGATCGCCAGCCGCAAATCCATTGGCGTCGAGGTCTCGTTCGGCGACCGTATCCTGAAGTGCAAGGACGTCGAGCAGTTCGACTTCTCCACCGTCGACCTGGTGCTGATGAGCGTGTCGGGGACCTTCTCCAAGGAATGGGCGCCGAAGATCGGCGCCGCCGGTCCCATCGTCATCGATAACTCCTCGGCCTGGCGGATGGACCCGGATGTGCCCCTGGTGGTGCCCGAGGTGAACCCCGACGATGTCGAGTGGGCGGACCGCAGGAACATCATCGCCAACCCCAACTGCTCCACCGCCCAGCTGGTGGTGGCGCTCAAGCCCCTGCACGACCGGGCGCGGATCAAGCGGGTGGTGGTCTCGACCTACCAGTCGGTCTCCGGCGCGGGCAAGGAGGGCATGGACGAGCTCTGGGACCAGACCAAGGGCATCTTCGTCCTCGGCCCGTCGGAGCCCAAGAAGTTCCCCAAGCAGATCGCCTTCAACGTCATTCCCTTCATCGGCGCCTTCAACGACGACGGCTACACCGACGAGGAGGCGAAGATGTGGAACGAGACCCACAAGATGATCGATCCCGAGATCGCCCTGACCGTCACCTGCGTGCGGGTGCCGGTCATGGTCGGCCACTCGGAGTCGGTGAACATCGAGTTCCACGAGCCCCTCGACGAGGACGAGGCCCGCGACCTCCTGCGCAACAGCCCCGGCCTGATCGTCATCGATCAGCGCAATGACAAGGGCTACATCACCCCCAAGGAGGCCCAGGGCGAGTTCCCGGTCTTCGTCAGCCGCATCCGCCGGGACCCCACCGTCGAGCACGGCCTGAACCTGTGGGTCGTGGCCGACAACCTGCGGAAGGGCGCCGCCCTCAACGCCGTGCAGATCGCCCAGCTCCTCGACGAGCGGGGCCTGATCGGCGACCGCTGA
- a CDS encoding VOC family protein: MILGLDHVVVPVDDVEDAAARYGVFLGREPAWEGQLDGAAASVFSLTNMALCLRARREADPGELIALKVADLDAAVRLAGRRGLPALGEETTFGDRRMVRLDPAAAGGLNLALVSGDGPGLSAPAVSEASAVSALDHVVIAARSGDRALALWGARLGLDLRLDRSNPAWGARQMFFACGGLVMEVVLRLGEAETTDQPDDFNGLAWGAADADAVQGRLSGLGFNVSEVRNGRKPGTRIFTLREGVPFTPTVVLQQNAGTAGAEP; the protein is encoded by the coding sequence GTGATCCTGGGCCTCGACCATGTGGTCGTCCCCGTGGATGACGTCGAGGACGCCGCCGCCCGTTACGGCGTCTTCCTGGGCCGGGAGCCGGCCTGGGAGGGCCAGCTCGACGGCGCTGCGGCCAGTGTCTTTTCCCTGACCAACATGGCCCTTTGCCTGCGCGCCCGCCGCGAGGCCGATCCCGGCGAGCTGATCGCCCTGAAGGTCGCCGACCTCGACGCCGCCGTGCGCCTGGCCGGCCGTCGGGGCCTGCCCGCCCTGGGGGAGGAGACCACCTTCGGCGACCGCCGCATGGTCCGCCTGGACCCCGCTGCGGCGGGCGGCCTCAACCTGGCCCTCGTGTCCGGCGACGGCCCCGGCCTGTCGGCGCCTGCGGTTTCGGAGGCCTCGGCCGTCAGCGCCCTGGACCACGTGGTCATCGCCGCCCGCTCCGGAGACCGGGCCCTGGCCCTGTGGGGCGCCCGGCTCGGCCTCGACCTGCGGCTCGACCGGTCCAATCCCGCCTGGGGCGCCCGGCAGATGTTCTTCGCCTGCGGGGGCCTGGTCATGGAGGTCGTCCTGCGTCTGGGGGAGGCCGAGACGACGGACCAGCCCGACGACTTCAACGGCCTGGCCTGGGGCGCCGCCGACGCCGACGCCGTCCAGGGCCGGCTCTCCGGCCTCGGCTTCAACGTTTCGGAGGTCCGCAACGGCCGCAAGCCCGGGACCCGCATCTTCACCCTCCGCGAGGGCGTGCCCTTTACGCCCACCGTGGTGCTGCAGCAGAACGCCGGAACGGCCGGAGCCGAGCCATGA
- the leuD gene encoding 3-isopropylmalate dehydratase small subunit: MKPFTRLDARAAPLPLANIDTDQIIPKQFLKTVEREGLSRGLFYDLRFDGDGQPRPDFVLNRPEFAGAGVLVTGDNFGCGSSREHAPWALMDFGVTCVIASSFADIFYNNCFQNGLLPVVLKPDEVQDLMGECLGGNHMVSVDLEAQTVTSPSGRVFAFAIDASRKAKMLNGLDAIGETLSAAADIDAWEAGRTLTHPWLERT, from the coding sequence ATGAAGCCCTTCACCCGCCTCGACGCCCGGGCCGCGCCCCTGCCCCTGGCCAACATCGACACCGACCAGATCATCCCCAAGCAGTTCCTGAAGACGGTGGAGCGCGAGGGCCTCTCGCGCGGCCTGTTCTACGACCTGCGCTTCGATGGCGACGGCCAGCCCCGTCCGGACTTCGTGCTCAACCGGCCCGAGTTCGCCGGAGCCGGCGTCCTGGTCACCGGCGACAACTTCGGCTGCGGCTCCAGCCGCGAGCACGCCCCCTGGGCCCTCATGGACTTCGGCGTGACCTGCGTCATCGCCTCGTCCTTCGCCGACATCTTCTACAACAACTGCTTCCAGAACGGCCTCCTGCCCGTGGTCCTCAAGCCCGACGAGGTCCAGGACCTGATGGGCGAATGCCTGGGCGGCAACCACATGGTCAGCGTCGACCTGGAGGCCCAGACCGTCACCTCGCCCTCGGGCAGGGTCTTCGCCTTCGCGATCGACGCCTCCCGAAAGGCCAAGATGCTGAACGGCCTGGACGCCATCGGCGAGACCCTCTCAGCCGCCGCCGACATCGACGCCTGGGAGGCGGGCCGCACCCTGACCCATCCCTGGCTCGAGCGGACATGA